From the genome of Bacteroides sp. MSB163, one region includes:
- a CDS encoding cytochrome-c peroxidase, with product MKLQTQFSILICAELVWGLLSCTDATFSLHAKKEALGKLIFQDTLLSEPIGQSCATCHTSIKGFADCDSRVVSEGAVGGLYSQRNSMTVCYSMYVPSLYYDAKEGTYVGGLFWDGRSPSLQHQAGEPFLNPVEMGNPNKNSVVEKIRHASYYPELIYIYGEASDIDSIYAHITDALAAYQQSEEVNSFSSKYDAWMQGKAVFTETELHGMNLFENKGMCAECHILDKDELAGRVLFTDHTYDNLGIPRNPGNPHFHVPADYFLLTSDSVDLGLGAIVNKEEENGKFRVPTLRNIALTAPYGHNGYFQTLEEIVHFYNVRDVSDEFPPAEYPATVNRDELGNLGLTSKEEADLIAFMKTLTDDFKSVQK from the coding sequence ATGAAACTACAAACACAATTTTCGATTCTGATTTGTGCTGAACTTGTTTGGGGATTATTATCTTGTACTGACGCAACCTTTTCGTTACATGCTAAAAAGGAAGCATTAGGTAAGCTTATTTTTCAGGATACGTTACTTTCTGAACCCATAGGCCAATCATGTGCTACCTGTCATACTTCAATCAAAGGTTTTGCCGATTGTGATTCACGTGTTGTTTCTGAAGGTGCTGTAGGCGGACTTTATTCTCAGCGGAATTCCATGACTGTTTGCTATTCTATGTATGTCCCCTCGCTTTATTATGATGCGAAAGAAGGAACTTATGTAGGCGGACTCTTTTGGGATGGCCGCTCTCCTTCATTGCAACATCAGGCAGGCGAGCCTTTTCTTAATCCTGTGGAGATGGGAAATCCGAATAAGAACTCTGTTGTTGAGAAAATCCGTCATGCATCCTATTATCCTGAATTGATATACATTTATGGTGAAGCGTCCGATATTGATTCAATTTATGCTCATATAACAGATGCTCTTGCCGCTTATCAGCAGTCTGAGGAAGTAAACTCCTTTTCTTCTAAATATGATGCCTGGATGCAGGGTAAGGCAGTTTTTACTGAGACAGAATTGCATGGAATGAATTTATTTGAAAATAAGGGTATGTGTGCTGAATGTCATATCTTAGATAAGGATGAACTTGCGGGACGTGTTCTTTTTACAGATCATACTTATGATAATCTTGGTATTCCCCGTAATCCTGGGAATCCTCATTTTCATGTGCCTGCCGATTATTTTCTTTTGACTTCGGATAGTGTAGATCTGGGATTAGGTGCTATTGTGAATAAGGAAGAAGAAAACGGTAAATTTCGCGTACCTACTTTGCGTAACATTGCTTTGACTGCTCCTTATGGACATAATGGCTATTTTCAAACTCTTGAAGAGATTGTGCATTTTTATAATGTACGTGATGTAAGCGATGAGTTTCCTCCGGCTGAGTATCCGGCTACGGTCAATCGTGACGAGTTAGGCAATCTTGGTTTAACCTCGAAAGAGGAAGCTGATCTTATTGCATTCATGAAAACGTTAACAGATGATTTTAAATCCGTCCAGAAGTAG
- a CDS encoding UxaA family hydrolase, whose translation METKYLKINPADNVAVAIVTLPAGEKLTVDGTEITLSEEVPAGHKFALKDFAEGENVIKYGYPIGHARIAKKQGDWMNENNIQTNLAGLLEYTYNPTSVTLDIPHKNLTFKGYRRKSGEVGIRNEVWIIPTVGCVNGIINQLAEGLRRETGGKGVDAIMAYPHNYGCSQLGDDHENTKKILRDMVLHPNAGAVLVVGLGCENNQPDVFREFLGEYDEDRVKFMVTQKVGDEYEEGMKLLRELYEKASKDERVDVPLSELRVGLKCGGSDGFSGITANPLLGMFSDFLVAQGGTSVLTEVPEMFGAETILMNRCRNKELFEETVKLINDFKEYFLSHGEPVGENPSPGNKAGGISTLEDKALGCTQKCGKSYVEGVLPYGERLKVKGLNLLSAPGNDLVAATALASCGCHMVLFTTGRGTPFGTYVPTMKISTNSTLAKNKPGWIDFNAGVIVENEPMEKTCERFIDYIIQVASGEFVNNEKKGYKEIAIFKTGVTL comes from the coding sequence ATGGAAACTAAGTACCTTAAAATCAACCCTGCAGATAATGTAGCTGTCGCTATCGTGACACTGCCGGCAGGAGAAAAGCTCACGGTGGACGGGACGGAAATCACTCTGAGTGAGGAAGTGCCCGCCGGACATAAATTTGCATTGAAAGACTTTGCAGAAGGCGAAAACGTCATTAAATATGGGTACCCTATCGGTCATGCACGCATAGCTAAGAAACAGGGGGATTGGATGAATGAGAATAATATTCAGACAAATTTGGCAGGATTGCTGGAGTATACATACAATCCGACAAGCGTTACGCTGGATATTCCACACAAGAACCTGACATTCAAAGGTTATCGCCGTAAAAGCGGTGAAGTGGGAATTCGCAACGAGGTGTGGATTATACCGACCGTAGGTTGCGTGAATGGTATCATCAACCAGCTGGCCGAAGGTCTGCGTCGGGAAACCGGCGGCAAAGGAGTGGATGCGATTATGGCATATCCGCACAACTATGGATGCTCGCAATTGGGAGACGACCACGAAAATACCAAGAAAATCCTGCGGGACATGGTATTGCACCCCAATGCAGGCGCAGTGCTGGTAGTGGGCTTAGGCTGTGAAAACAATCAGCCGGATGTGTTCCGTGAGTTCCTGGGAGAATATGACGAAGACCGTGTAAAATTCATGGTAACGCAGAAAGTAGGCGACGAGTACGAAGAAGGCATGAAACTGTTGCGGGAGCTGTATGAAAAAGCCAGCAAGGACGAACGTGTGGATGTACCCCTGAGTGAATTGCGAGTAGGCTTAAAGTGTGGCGGATCGGATGGTTTCTCCGGTATCACAGCCAATCCGCTGTTGGGTATGTTCTCCGATTTCCTGGTGGCACAAGGTGGTACGAGCGTATTGACGGAAGTTCCGGAAATGTTCGGTGCAGAGACCATATTGATGAACCGTTGCCGCAACAAGGAATTATTTGAAGAAACTGTGAAACTAATTAACGACTTCAAGGAATACTTCCTTTCACATGGCGAACCGGTTGGTGAAAATCCGTCTCCGGGAAACAAGGCGGGTGGTATCTCAACTTTGGAGGACAAAGCTTTAGGATGCACCCAGAAATGTGGCAAAAGCTACGTGGAAGGTGTGTTGCCGTATGGTGAACGTCTGAAAGTAAAAGGATTGAATTTGTTGTCAGCTCCGGGAAATGACCTGGTGGCAGCAACAGCACTGGCTTCCTGCGGTTGCCACATGGTATTGTTCACCACAGGACGTGGCACACCATTCGGAACGTATGTACCGACCATGAAGATTTCCACCAACTCCACACTGGCAAAGAACAAACCGGGATGGATTGATTTCAATGCAGGAGTTATCGTGGAAAACGAGCCGATGGAAAAGACTTGCGAACGGTTTATCGATTACATTATCCAGGTGGCAAGTGGTGAATTCGTGAACAACGAGAAGAAAGGTTACAAGGAAATCGCGATCTTCAAAACGGGAGTTACGCTATAA
- a CDS encoding bifunctional 4-hydroxy-2-oxoglutarate aldolase/2-dehydro-3-deoxy-phosphogluconate aldolase — MAKFDKIAVLNKIGSTGMVPVFYHKDAEVAKKVVKACYEGGVRAFEFTNRGDFAHEVFAEVVKFAAKECPEMAMGVGSIVDPATAALYLQLGANFVVGPLFNPEIAKICNRRLVAYTPGCGSVSEVGFAQEAGCDLCKIFPGDVLGAKLVKGLLAPMPWSKLMVTGGVEPTQENLTSWIKAGVFCVGMGSKLFPNDKVAAEDWTYVTEKCKEALAYIAEARK; from the coding sequence ATGGCTAAGTTTGATAAAATAGCAGTATTGAATAAGATCGGTTCTACCGGAATGGTGCCCGTCTTCTATCATAAAGATGCAGAAGTTGCAAAAAAGGTAGTGAAAGCGTGTTATGAAGGTGGTGTTCGTGCCTTCGAATTTACTAACCGTGGTGACTTTGCTCACGAAGTGTTTGCAGAAGTTGTGAAATTTGCAGCGAAAGAGTGCCCGGAGATGGCTATGGGCGTAGGTTCTATCGTTGATCCAGCTACGGCTGCCCTTTACTTGCAATTGGGTGCTAACTTCGTTGTAGGCCCATTGTTCAACCCTGAAATCGCTAAGATTTGTAACCGTCGCCTGGTTGCTTATACTCCAGGATGCGGAAGCGTTTCAGAAGTGGGCTTCGCACAGGAGGCAGGATGCGATCTTTGCAAGATCTTCCCGGGTGATGTGCTCGGCGCGAAACTGGTAAAAGGCTTGTTGGCTCCGATGCCGTGGTCTAAACTGATGGTGACCGGTGGGGTAGAACCTACTCAGGAAAACCTGACTTCCTGGATCAAAGCCGGTGTATTCTGTGTGGGTATGGGATCTAAACTCTTCCCGAATGATAAAGTTGCTGCGGAAGACTGGACTTATGTAACAGAAAAATGCAAAGAAGCTCTGGCTTATATCGCAGAAGCTAGAAAATAA
- a CDS encoding Na+/H+ antiporter NhaC family protein: MTNTANKRKGGWWALSPLAVFLCLYLVTSLIVNDFYKVPITVAFLLSSCYAIALTRGLSLEKRVYQFSVGASNKNIILMIWIFILAGAFAQSAKQMGAIDATVNLTLSILPDNLLLAGIFIAACFISLSIGTSVGTIVALTPVAIGLAEKTGIDLPYMVAIVVGGSFFGDNLSFISDTTIASTKTQDCVMRDKFRVNFMIVVPAALVVLCIYIFQGLSISAPAQTQAIEWIKVIPYLIVLGTAVAGVNVMLVLLLGILSTGIIGIATSGTDISTTFFDWFGAMGTGITGMGELIIITLLAGGMLETIRYNGGIDFIISRLTRHVKGKRGAELSIAALVSIANLCTANNTIAIITTGPIAKDIAQRFHLDRRKTASILDTFSCLIQGIIPYGAQLLIAAGLAGISPISIIGSLYYPFTMGICALLAILVRYPRKYS, from the coding sequence ATGACAAATACAGCGAATAAACGAAAAGGTGGATGGTGGGCACTGAGCCCGCTGGCGGTATTTTTATGCCTTTACCTGGTGACTTCATTGATTGTAAACGATTTCTATAAAGTACCTATTACGGTAGCATTCCTGTTGTCATCTTGCTATGCCATTGCACTGACGCGCGGATTGAGTCTGGAAAAGCGGGTGTATCAATTCTCGGTAGGAGCCAGCAACAAAAATATCATATTGATGATATGGATATTCATCCTTGCGGGAGCTTTTGCACAGAGCGCCAAACAGATGGGAGCAATCGACGCTACAGTAAACCTGACTCTGAGCATCCTGCCGGACAACCTATTACTGGCAGGAATTTTCATCGCCGCCTGTTTCATTTCACTTTCCATCGGCACCAGCGTAGGAACAATTGTAGCCCTGACGCCTGTAGCCATCGGACTGGCGGAAAAAACCGGTATTGATCTGCCATATATGGTTGCCATTGTAGTGGGCGGTTCATTCTTCGGAGATAATCTCTCATTTATTTCGGATACAACAATTGCATCCACCAAAACCCAGGATTGTGTGATGAGGGATAAGTTCCGGGTGAACTTTATGATTGTGGTTCCGGCAGCACTGGTCGTATTATGTATCTATATATTCCAAGGATTATCAATATCAGCCCCTGCACAGACGCAAGCGATTGAATGGATAAAAGTTATCCCCTACCTCATCGTATTGGGCACGGCAGTGGCTGGCGTAAATGTAATGCTGGTTTTGCTGCTGGGTATCCTCAGCACAGGCATCATAGGTATTGCTACAAGCGGAACAGACATAAGTACGACTTTCTTCGACTGGTTCGGCGCCATGGGAACAGGTATCACGGGAATGGGAGAACTTATCATCATCACTTTACTTGCGGGCGGCATGCTTGAGACCATTCGGTATAATGGAGGCATAGATTTCATAATCTCCCGCCTGACACGTCACGTAAAAGGCAAGCGAGGTGCAGAATTGAGTATCGCCGCACTCGTCAGCATTGCCAATCTATGCACCGCCAACAATACCATCGCCATCATTACCACCGGACCGATAGCCAAGGACATCGCCCAACGCTTTCATCTGGACCGCCGGAAGACAGCCAGTATCCTGGACACATTCTCCTGCCTGATACAAGGTATCATCCCTTACGGGGCACAATTATTGATTGCCGCCGGATTAGCGGGAATTTCTCCCATCAGTATTATCGGTAGCTTGTATTATCCGTTTACAATGGGAATATGTGCATTATTGGCAATATTGGTGAGATATCCACGGAAATATTCGTAA
- a CDS encoding LacI family DNA-binding transcriptional regulator — translation MGSERIRIKDIAKMADVSVGTVDRVIHGRSGVSEASRKRVEEILKQLDYQPNMYASALASNKKYAFSCLLPQHEKGEYWTAVEAGIQDALVAYSDFNISVNLSYYDPFDYHSFGDVARNILEQEPDGIMFAPTVPQYTKPFTEELNKRSIPYIYIDSNLKDQPALSFFGQNSHQSGYFAARMMMLLAGGEREIVIFRKINEGIVGSNQQERREIGFREYMLKHHPDCRIWELNLHAKRDSDDAQMLNDFFRKHPNVKNGITFNSKVYIVGEYLLKQQKTDFKLMGYDLLERNVKCLMEGSVSFLIAQQPELQGFDGIKALCDYLIFKKEVPRENFMPIDLLTKENIEFYSNK, via the coding sequence ATGGGGTCTGAAAGAATACGCATTAAAGATATCGCCAAAATGGCGGATGTATCAGTGGGAACAGTAGACCGGGTGATACACGGACGCAGCGGAGTATCGGAAGCCAGCCGGAAACGGGTGGAGGAAATTCTGAAACAGCTGGATTACCAACCCAATATGTACGCCAGCGCACTGGCATCGAACAAGAAATATGCATTCTCCTGTCTGCTGCCGCAACATGAGAAAGGCGAATATTGGACTGCCGTAGAAGCCGGTATCCAGGACGCACTGGTAGCGTATTCGGACTTCAATATCTCCGTGAACCTCTCCTATTACGATCCGTTCGACTATCATTCATTCGGAGATGTTGCCCGGAATATCCTGGAACAGGAACCGGACGGAATTATGTTCGCCCCCACCGTACCTCAATATACGAAACCGTTTACAGAGGAATTAAACAAACGTTCTATACCTTATATATATATAGACTCCAACCTGAAAGATCAGCCCGCCCTCTCCTTTTTCGGACAGAATTCGCACCAGAGTGGATACTTCGCCGCACGGATGATGATGTTGCTTGCAGGCGGGGAACGGGAAATTGTAATTTTCCGTAAAATAAACGAAGGTATTGTAGGTTCTAACCAGCAAGAGCGCCGGGAGATCGGATTTCGTGAATACATGCTGAAGCATCACCCCGATTGCCGTATCTGGGAACTGAACCTGCATGCCAAGCGAGACAGTGATGACGCACAGATGCTGAACGATTTTTTCAGAAAACATCCGAACGTAAAGAATGGTATCACTTTCAATTCGAAAGTTTACATTGTCGGAGAATATTTATTGAAGCAACAAAAAACAGACTTTAAACTGATGGGATATGACTTGCTGGAACGCAACGTGAAATGCCTGATGGAAGGCAGTGTATCCTTTCTCATCGCTCAACAGCCTGAATTACAGGGATTCGATGGCATCAAAGCATTGTGTGACTACCTGATCTTCAAAAAGGAAGTACCAAGAGAAAACTTTATGCCGATAGATTTGCTTACGAAGGAGAATATTGAATTTTATTCAAATAAATAA
- a CDS encoding sugar kinase: MGKKVVTLGEIMLRLSTPGNTRFVQSDSFDVVYGGGEANVAVSCANYGHDAYFVTKLPKHEIGQSAVNALRKYGVKTDFIARGGDRVGIYYLETGASMRPSKVIYDRAHSAIAEADAADFDFDAIMEGADWFHWSGITPAISDKAAELTKLACEAAKRHGVTVSVDLNFRKKLWTKEKAQSIMKPLMQFVDVCIGNEEDAELCLGFKPDADVEGGKTDAEGYKGIFKAMAKEFGFKYVISTLRESFSASHNGWKAMIYNGEEFYESKRYDINPIVDRVGGGDSFSGGIIHGLLTKPNQGAALEFAVAASALKHTINGDFNLVSVEEVEALAGGDASGRVQR; the protein is encoded by the coding sequence ATGGGAAAGAAAGTCGTTACATTAGGCGAGATCATGTTGAGATTGTCCACTCCGGGAAATACCCGTTTTGTTCAGTCTGATTCATTTGACGTAGTATATGGTGGTGGTGAAGCAAATGTAGCTGTCAGCTGTGCCAACTATGGACATGACGCTTACTTTGTGACTAAATTGCCGAAACACGAAATCGGTCAATCAGCTGTGAACGCACTGCGCAAATATGGTGTAAAAACAGATTTCATTGCCCGTGGTGGCGACCGTGTAGGTATCTACTATCTTGAAACAGGTGCTTCTATGCGTCCCAGCAAAGTAATCTATGACCGTGCACATTCTGCCATTGCTGAAGCAGATGCAGCTGACTTCGATTTTGATGCAATCATGGAAGGTGCCGATTGGTTCCACTGGTCCGGTATCACTCCCGCTATCTCCGATAAGGCAGCCGAACTGACAAAATTGGCTTGTGAAGCTGCAAAACGCCATGGCGTTACGGTATCGGTTGACCTCAACTTCCGTAAGAAACTCTGGACGAAAGAAAAAGCACAATCCATCATGAAGCCGTTGATGCAGTTTGTTGATGTTTGTATCGGTAACGAAGAAGATGCGGAGCTCTGTCTGGGCTTCAAACCCGACGCTGATGTAGAAGGTGGAAAGACTGATGCTGAAGGCTACAAGGGTATCTTCAAGGCAATGGCTAAAGAATTCGGATTCAAATATGTTATTTCTACTTTGCGTGAATCATTCTCTGCAAGTCATAATGGCTGGAAGGCAATGATTTATAACGGTGAAGAATTCTACGAATCTAAACGTTACGATATCAATCCGATCGTTGACCGTGTAGGTGGTGGTGACTCTTTCTCCGGTGGTATTATCCACGGTTTGCTGACGAAGCCTAACCAGGGTGCAGCTCTCGAATTTGCCGTAGCCGCTTCTGCCTTGAAGCACACTATCAATGGAGACTTCAATCTGGTATCGGTAGAAGAAGTTGAAGCATTGGCAGGTGGTGATGCGAGTGGACGTGTACAGAGATAA